Proteins encoded within one genomic window of Trichoderma asperellum chromosome 2, complete sequence:
- a CDS encoding uncharacterized protein (EggNog:ENOG41): MGSANYHARIRFQDGSPSWLLRVPRVVSFAVGLPIPLADYLITSEYATLKFLETTSVPAPRAFNYGVCSNGTDHGVGVAFLLMEELPGRPWTGQGVSGTTATDDEKARIWSGLAEILAELEHHPFPKAGSLCFQSSSVEISAVASDRFVVLTPNGPFHNSTAYYTAFAEQYLTLIADGQLYTEYPINAYLVYRFLKDNVSQLAEQGGEAKPSEEFFLKHVDDKGDHLLVDDDLHITGIIDWQMARVVPRREAFGPSLVTADMNALCGGKVSISTDDVALTDALRQKGLSWITSCAINEKARRFFWGLALESEWLNALPLAIAILEVFGVSQDWAQWRETALKEYETDERLNGLVSSISR; this comes from the coding sequence ATGGGAAGCGCCAACTATCATGCCCGCATACGCTTCCAAGACGGCTCCCCCTCGTGGCTCCTTCGAGTTCCACGAGTGGTAAGTTTCGCCGTTGGTCTTCCCATCCCGTTAGCAGACTATCTAATAACCAGCGAGTACGCCACATTGAAATTTCTCGAAACCACTTCAGTGCCAGCACCTCGAGCTTTCAACTATGGTGTATGCAGCAATGGGACAGACCATGGTGTCGGCGTGGCTTTCCTTCTTATGGAAGAGCTACCAGGAAGACCCTGGACAGGCCAAGGAGTGTCGGGTACAACGGCCACTGACGACGAGAAGGCCAGGATTTGGAGTGGCCTCGCCGAGATCCTGGCTGAGTTAGAACATCACCCCTTTCCCAAAGCTGGGTCACTGTGCTTCCAGTCATCCAGTGTCGAAATTTCGGCCGTAGCGAGCGACAGATTCGTCGTCCTCACTCCTAATGGCCCATTTCATAACTCAACAGCATATTATACTGCTTTTGCTGAGCAGTACTTGACGCTGATTGCAGACGGCCAACTCTACACGGAGTATCCTATCAATGCGTACCTAGTATACCGCTTTCTAAAAGACAACGTGTCACAGCTAGCCGaacaaggaggagaagcgaagCCATCAGAGGAATTCTTTTTAAAGCACGTCGACGACAAAGGCGACCACTTACTTGTCGACGATGACCTTCACATCACAGGCATTATTGACTGGCAGATGGCACGCGTCGTACCACGACGTGAAGCCTTCGGTCCGTCGCTTGTTACTGCCGACATGAATGCATTGTGCGGTGGTAAGGTCTCGATCAGTACCGATGATGTGGCCTTGACGGATGCACTGCGGCAAAAGGGCCTCTCTTGGATTACCAGCTGCGCGATCAACGAGAAAGCCAGGAGGTTTTTCTGGGGCCTGGCCTTGGAATCCGAATGGTTGAATGCGTTGCCATTGGCAATCGCGATACTAGAAGTCTTTGGTGTCAGCCAAGATTGGGCACAGTGGAGGGAGACGGCACTGAAGGAATACGAGACTGACGAGCGTCTAAATGGCCTTGTCTCGAGCATCTCACGCTGA
- a CDS encoding uncharacterized protein (EggNog:ENOG41), producing MEPSSQPVMGADKREVLDLCIRILESLKVPGAAGRDQMLSTLAPHGTACHARTMVNKGFEHEQFPLDFAGRIPWDSIKAGELEEGLDGEPTVLIDRDLAMVWTLYWFTRNGALIHLGTNCFTLIKAAWDENLPQKIEWKICGLTDTARPPTDEDRIRLGKE from the exons ATGGAACCTTCGTCACAACCAGTTATGGGCGCCGATAAGCGAGAAGTTCTCGACCTATGCATCCGAATTCTGGAGAGCTTAAAGGTTCCCGGTGCAGCAGGACGAGATCAAATGTTATCTACTCTTGCCCCCCATGGAACTGCATGCCATGCCCGAACTATG gTAAATAAGGGCTTTGAACATGAGCAATTTCCGCTCGATTTTGCAGGTCGTATACCATGGGACTCGATCAAGGCCGGAGAGCTCGAAGAAGGGCTTGATGGCGAGCCTACGGTCTTAATCGATCGCGACCTCGCCATGGTTTGGACGCTATACTGGTTTACGCGCAATGGTGCTCTCATCCACCTTGGGACTAATTGCTTTACTCTTATCAAAGCGGCTTGGGATGAAAACCTGCCGCAGAAAATTGAGTGGAAGATTTGTGGCCTGACCGACACTGCTCGGCCTCCAACAGATGAAGATAGAATACGGCTTGGAAAAGAGTAA